The Tindallia californiensis genomic interval AATAGAATGAAGTAAGGCACTCTACAAAGTTAATGTAGGGTGCCTCTCTTATTTATTTTTTATGTTACATCATACAACATAGAAAACTATGCTTTTGGGTTTCCTTTACCCTTAGTCACTATCAATGTAATTACAGCTGGAGCCGCGGCCAAAATAAAACCTCCAACTTTTTTTGCACCTTTTCCAATCTTTGAAGCTCTCTTTGCTAAACAGTGGGCGCAAATAAAACCTTCATTTTCTTTTCCACAATCCACGCATCTACTCATATATATATTCCTCCAATAATTTCTTCCCCGGAACTTCAACCGATATATAATCTACATTATTAAGTAAAGCTTTCTGATTATAGTTTTCTATAATGTCAATATAATCATGTGGATGTGTATACCAACATTTTTGATTATCAACATTTCCTTCTAGTACAATTCTTGACATAGGAATCATTGATTCAGCATAATTTTCAATTAGTACTTTAGCAGGTTCGAATACCTTTGGAAGCACTTCCGTACTCCCCAATCTTTCGTATGCGGTTGCTAATAAATTAGTTGCATAAATGTATGCTTGGAAGCTCTCCTGCAGTTCATTAAAAGTATCATCAATTTTATCATAAAATTTGCCATCGAAGAGACATTTAATAGTCAAGTGAATCTTGTTATTTGGTATTGACACACGATTTTTCATCTCTTCTTGAAAATACAACTCTAGCTGAGAACGACCATTATTCAAGCTGCTTATTGCTCCAAGAATTAATTGTTCTCTCCTCGGATTGTTCTCTGAAATTTCTAACGCCTGTTCAAGTTGATTCCTACCAGAAACAATTAAACCAATTCTATCAATAACTTGTCCTCGTTTTATATCTTTAGAAATTGCTTGAATTTCTGAAAGCATTTCAGATATATCAGCTAACTGTTTTTGAATTGCAATATTTGCAACATTCGTAGATAGACTTTGTAACTTTTGAGATTGAGTAGGATCAATTTGTTCAAGCCGAAGTTGATGGACAATGTTCTTATTTGCTGGAGCAGTTTTATCAATTATTGTCGAAAGTAAATCTCCAGATTTAGTTTTCATAATATCAAACTGCCCACTATTAATTTTATCTAGGACATCTTTAGGGAATTTCGCTATATAAATTTTGTCGGGGTCAATAATATCTTTTAAGCTATTTATACCAGATGCTACTTCAGATAACAGAGCTCCAATATTGTTTTGTCTATCAATAATAGAATTGTTAACTTCATTGAAAATTACTGGTGAATCATATACTTTTTGCGCAATCATATTTTTATCCGTTATAATAATCTCTTTCAAAACCTTCCCCCCCTTTATAATACCATTCTATTTTATAAAACTTGTTCTTTCAATCCTAAACTTTCAACCGAAACATCCATTCTGCTCTGTACGGACCCTCTGACATTCAATCTGTTATGTACGGGGACACTGACATCTAATCCGTTCTGTACGGGGCATTTAGCCCCTCTTGGACTAGTTTCCGCAGAGTAAAAAATCATCGTTTTTCTAACAAACTTATTTATCACTAAAAACCCCGAAAAGGCTTATATCAAGCCTTCCCCGAGCACACTTCTTTATTTTCTTGACATCAATACCACCGTCTCAACATGAAATACTTAGGCTATTTTACACATCTTCATAATCCTCATTTTTCCCTGTATTTATGCGATTTTGCAATTGATTCCGTCTTATCGAGCCTTTATTTCTGATTAGGCTATTTTGAATTTTTTATTTTTCTGTAAATCTAATTAACCCTTAATAGAACTTTATCAATTCACACTCATAAATAAATTTTCCACATTCTTTATCTTTGTACGGATAAGAAGATAATCCTAAAAACATATTTGGAAACAGTAACATTTCTTCCTCATTTCTTATCGTTACTGAATTTACATATACCCCGATGGTTTCTTTTTTTACATATATTTTTAGCAAATTATTCTCTGATGCATATGCTTCACTTTGCTTTACAATATCCTTAATTAAACTTGTGCTCATAAACCCCTTTTCTTGAATAGGTGTTGGTCTATCTCTTTTGTTTTCTTCTATAAGATTTCCAATGAACTCATCACTTACCAATCTATATAATATTACATCACAAGGAATTCTTGGAGCACTACACAAAATAATCGATAAAATATCCGCCATTTCTCTATATAAATGCTCATCACTGTCTGCACCATTCCTTAAATAATCATTTATTTGTCGGTAAGAATAACCACAATAGCATTCTATAGGAGCGGTACAAAGGTTATTTTTAATTGTATTACCAGCAAGTTCCATCATTTTTTTATATGTATCTGCCCACTTCGAATAATGTCTCATCCCCCAATCGCGAGCTTCCTTTTCATTTTTAAATTCAATATATTGATCTTTATTCCTTATAGTCCAATGTAATTCTCCATATCTTCTTTTATTTATAGTTTTCATAATATACACAGAACTACCACCCTTATTGCTTTCAGATTTTCTTTACAAACTTATTATTCTTTACATTTTTTTGAGCTATATTTAGTACCTTTTCTTTTCTTCTCATTTCCATCCTTAACTACATTACTTCTACTTGCTTTTTCAATCTGTATTGCCTTAAACATCTCACCGATTATAATAGGTGGATTATTATTTTCGGATACATAATGAACTTCATTCTTCCCTGAATTTAATAATCTAACTATTCCTATATATTTTTCGTTGCTCAGCATAACATCAATAGTTCTTTTACTCCACTTATCTTTTCCTGTTGGTGATTTAATTTCAAGTCTTTCCAATTCTTCAATTATTCCTATAATACTTTTACCTTGAAGGTATAAGTCAAATATTAGCTGAACATTTTTAGCCTCTTCATCATCGATAATTAGGCTACCATCAACATCATTTTTATAACCATAACATTTACGGTTATATAGCTTTGATGTTCCTTGTGCCGCTCTTTGTTTAATACCCCATTTTATATTATCGCTTCTTGATTCATTTTCGGCTTGTGCTATAGCTTCGATGATAGAAATCATGAGTTCACTATCTGTATTTGCAGTATCTAAGTCTTCTTGCTCAAATATTACACGCACTCCTAATGTCTTTAGCTGATTTAAGGCTTCAAGTGTATCCACTGTATCCCTGCCAAATCTACTAATACTCTTAGTTAATATAATGTCTAGATTACGGGACTTACATTCTTGAAGCATACGATCAAATTCTTTACGAGAAGAACCTGATTTACTGGATGCTATGTCCATATAAACATCAACAAGAAGCCATTGTGGTGTGGCCGCAGTTAATCTGGTAAGAGCAGATACCTGTGCAGAAAGGCTTTTTAGTTGTTCAGAACTATTACTACTGACTCTACAGTATATACCTACTCTTCTTTCTCTCTTTGGAGGTTTGGGTGGTATGAAATGTACTCGTGGGTTACCTGACATATTGTACCCCCTTACATTTATCGATTAACTCCATACTCTTTTTCACGCTTTAGAGGTTTTGGTGGTATGAAATATACTTTGGAACTTTTAGAAATACAGCATCTTCCTTATATAACATATTCCAACTACCCAAAAATTGGATCTTATATTAATGATTAAATTGACTTCTATGGCTGAACTGTTATTGTCTCTTTGTGTTTGTTACGCCTCATTAATTTGTCTGTGTTTTCACTCAGAATTTTAGGTGTATGATTAGCAATATCGTCTTCAAGGTCATTAGTTCTAAACTTCACACCAAGTGATTTAATCTCATCGGCAGTTGCAAAGCGATACTTGTTACAGTCTACCCCCATGAGGTTTTTGAACAATTGTTCTTGCGCATCTGACAATTGAACCTCAATAATATCCGCCAAAAGCAATTCATAATGGTTAAATACACTACCATACTCAACATTAGTCATATGCCTACCACAGAATTTATACGATAACGCACCAAATGCACTTTTATCCAAAATCTCAGTTGAAAACATCTCTTCGACAAACTCCCTACTAAGATTTGATATATTTTCCCGATGCTGCGTCTTATTAAACCTTCGAACAAACTTCCTCAAGTATTCATTTTTTACCAGCAATCTATAGTCGCGCTTTGTGATTCTGTCTACTGGAATTCTGTCATCATTTTCAACTGGGATATTATCTCTCAGATAGTTCGCCTCTTCTTGGGTAAATTTGTACGCCCCACCTACTGGCTGATATTTCTTTGTTCGACCATTCCGTACTAACAAGTACTTCCCATCAACTTTTATTCTAAATAAGTAAGCAAATGAAATCCTGATAATAGTATTTTTTTGCAGAATACCAGCCCTATTTAATTTTCGCTGAGATGATTTCCAGTTCTCATTATCAGTTAAATCAATAATGCTCGGAATAAGATATGGAATTGATATGCCCGAAATCAAACTGCCAAGCATAGGGCCTACCGGAATTGACTTTAGTTCAGATAAAATTGCACATGTAGCAGCACCAACTGAGATTAGAAGCAAAAATAGCATCTTTATTATTTTCATTTGAAATCAGCCCCCTCTCAACTTACTCCAATTGGAACATTCACATGACCTATCGCCACACATACTCCATTCTTTATTAAATAACATTCAATATAATGCGGTCCGTGAAATTTGGAATTTTCTGTTATTTCTTTTCCTCTATCTTGAATTTGACCACGGATTTCATTGCGTAACTCAGCTTCACTTCCCACATTTAGTACCTTCCATAGAATCTTGTCATAAGATGGACAGTTGGTGTACCCAATCTTGCATTTCACAGAAAAGTTATACGGAATAAACCTTTTAAAAGATGTGGCATACTTATCCAAGTATTCAAAAATTGACATCAATCTAAAACCATTACCAGATACTTTGCAGTCAATCGTTACATCATATTGCTCATATACAGGGTATAAATCTTCAATAAATTCTTCCGTATCATTAAATATTTGAGATTTACGAACACTATAGCTTTCGCTTATTACTTTCTCCTCTAATTTTTCCCAATAAGAATGATTAAAGAATTTATTCCATGCTTTTACCGCTTTATTATAAGTACACCCCGCATCGAACAATACGTCTAACACTTTTAAATTAGACTCAAGACGGTTTTTCCAATTATTCATTCTATAGCGATCAACATCACGAGTAACCAATGCCCTCCCATTGTCAACCGGAGCCTCAACCTCAGTACTGCCATTAATGCGGTCAACAATTGCTTGCATAGTATGATAAAAGAGTTCATCTAGACGTGAGTACTCTGCAGCAAATTTTTCATCACATAGAACTGTTTGAATTAATCCACTTGGCATATTTTTCCAATATTCTCGTGATTTACAAAACATCTTAGATAGTCGTATAACCTTTCGGAGATTATCGCCCTTGTCCTTTATTTCTCCGATAAACCATTTTTCTAGTGCATTCAAATGTCTGTCTGACCACTCACCGCCTGCATGTTCATAAATATAGTCCTTATCCTCTGAATCTTCCTTATATCTTTTAAAAATTGCAAAGTCCACATGGTAGCCTGTCGATGTATAATTCAAACGAACACAACTTGTCTTTACATCCGGATATTCTGCAAATTGTTTTGTCTTTCTCTTTAGTGCATCTGCAACCATATTCCTGGTAGCAAGAGGTCCCAGGTTGTTAAGATTATTTGATTCAAACACTATACCAACATCAATGTCATAATCATTTTTGTCATTTTGAACAGTAGTGTACATAGCCATACTGCCTTGTATCCTGTCCTCTGCAACCTTATAGTCTTTGCCTTTTTCATTATTGTATTCTAATAAGCCATCCTTCAATCGCTTTATATTCAACTTTCGTTTTTCCCTAAGTTCACTCTGTTCTGTTGCTGGAAGCACAACTTCCCTACGATAGAACTTATTAAATTCTTTCGAACAATCATACATGATATCTCCCCCCTTAAATTCCAACTGCAACAGGTTTTTTATAAATACTTTTCTAGTTCTATTTCAACACTCTAAGCTAACTATAATCTTATCATACTTTAATCATGATGATTAGCCTATTTTCACATCTATCTTATCTCCACAACCCTCCTAATTCATCTAATCTGTCAACTCTACCCTATCACCTTAAAGGTAGTTGATATGTTACCCTAAACAAGAAAAATGAGGGTTTCTAAGCATTATCAACTCTAGAAAATCATCTAGAAAAATTAACTATACTTGGAAACCCTTGATTTATAAATGTTTTAAATACACTCTATTTCTATACCCTTGACATCAAGACAACACACTCGACATGCACTGTGTTTGGAAAAAGATCTACCGGTTGGATTATTTCTACCTGGTATCCCTTATTATCCAAGTATTTTAGGTCTCTGGCCAAGGTCGAAGGGTTGCATGAAACATAAACTATTTTTTGAGGGGATAAGGTTACTATTGCTTCCAAAACAGCTTCATCGCAACCTTTCCTGGGAGGATCAACTACGACTACTTCTGGTTTTGCTTTTTGCAATGCTAGCTCAGGAATAAAAACCTCCGCATCGGCTGCATGAAATTCTGCATTTGTAATATGGTTTCTTTTAGCGTTTATTTTAGCATCTTGTACGGCCGCTTCTACATTTTCAACACCTATTACTTTTTCTGCTGTTCTTGCCATCAAAAGCGAGATGGTTCCAATTCCACAGTATACATCCAAAACTGTCTCGTTCCCTTCCAAAGCTGTCATTTCAACTACTTGCTCATAGAGAATTTCTGTTTGGATTGGGTTTACCTGATAGAATGCATGGGGAGAAATTTGAAATTCTAGATTACAGAGAGTATCCACCATATATTCCTGCCCATAAAGCACTCTGTTTTTCGAACCCATTATTACATTGGTTTTTTTTGTATTTTTGTTGATCACGATGCTTTTAACACGAGGGAATGCCTGGGTTATTCGGTCAATTAGTTCTTTTTCCTTAGGCAGACTCTCTCCATTAATCACTAAAATAATCATTTGTTCTTCTGATTGAAATCCTACCTTTGTCACTAAATGACGTAACAAGCCTTTTTCTGTTTTTTCGTTATAGATAGAAACCTTATTTTCCCTGATATACTTTTTCAGCGTTTTAATGATCTCTTTATTAAAAGGATGTTGTATCTTACAATCATCGATACTAACGATATCATGACTTCCTCGCTGAAAAAAACCAATAACGGCTTCACCTTCTTCCAGGCCAATGGGAAACTGTGCTTTGTTTCGATATCGATAAGGCTCTTTCATTCCTAAGATTGGTCTTATTTCCTTGTTTATTTTTCCGATTCTTTGAATGGTGTCCCGCACTTTTTTGTCTTTATATTTTAATTGTGCTTCGTAGCTAAGCGTTAATGTTTGACATCCTCCGCAGTGATGATGATAGGGACAAACTGACTCAACTCGATCCTCGGACGGTTTGATGAGCTCTACAAGAGATGCATGACCAAAATTTTTTCTTTTTTTGTCCATTCTCACTTTTGCCAGATCACCTGGTATGGTTCCCTGTACAAATAGTGGAAAGCCTTCAACTTTTCCAACGCCTTCTCCCTGATGAGTCAGATCTTCTATTGTGACCGTATATATTTCTTGTTCTTTTAACATCTTTTTCTTCCTTTCCCTTTATGCCTGGTAATAATTTTTTTCCTTTTCTTGCTTGTTCCTATCATTATGATATCATATAATTATTAATGTTCCTCTCAGTAATTTATCCGATAACTATCACCGCTAAGACTTCCGCTTCTACAAAAGGGTGTTAAGTCGTGATATGTCCCTCGTTGAACAAATAAATTTTAACCTTCTGATGGAGTTATAACTCCACTAGAAACTAAAATCCTTTTTTAGAAAGTGAGTGGCTTCGATGCGAAAGATTATATCATCATTCTTGCTGATTCTTGCGCTTGCCTTTGTTGGGGCTGGATTGCCTCTTTATATGGATAGCATAGATTTAGACTTAGACTTATCTTCCGATGCTCCAGATTCGGAGAAAGAATTAGATCTGCCTTATTCTTTAGAACATCAAGAGTTAAGCGCCTCTGAACATCTTATTGAGTTCACGATTGATTTAAGCCATGTGCCGGAAGATCTCCATCCTACTTCTTCTGGTTTATTAAAGATCTCTATATTACAAAACGACCAGAAAATAAGGGATGTGTCAGATGAATCCTTCCATGCCGATATCCAGATAGACCAACATGAAAATTCCCATGCTTTATCCGGATCGATCCATTTGTTTCCTGAGGCTTTTCAAACACCTGATGGGGACTATAGGCTTCAAGTTCGATTTTTATCAGCTGACTCCAGTGATTTGATACCACCAAAGGAAATTCCTTTATCCTTTTCTTCTATCAAAGCTTATTCATCAGCTGTATGGGATGCACCGCCTAATACAACGGCTTTAACACTTTATTTTCCAGAAGAAGAGCATGAGCACCTTATTCCTATCACACGTTTTGTTCCAAGAACCAATACGACTTTAAGAGAAACTGTCACTCAGTTGGAACAAGGACCTGCTGATCATCTTGGGTTAGCCCCTGGCTCACCTATCCCAAGAGTGCCTCGTATCCATCTTTCTGCCGGTGTCACCAGCCTTTATCTTACTAGTCCGTCAGAACCATATAGTGTAGATCCTTCCATTGCCAGTACAGCCGCTCATAGCCTTATAGAGTCTTTGGGTTCTATTAATGAGGTTCACGAAATACAATTTTACTTTGATAATCAGATCATCGCTGAAGGATTCAAAGGATTAAATACGAGTGAAAGGTTTTATCCTTCTCAGAGAACTTCTTATTTTCCTGCTTTTGTAGGAACAGAAGGGAGAGCTTTACTTTTCCCTGTATATACAGATCAGACCGAAATTGTTCTTTTATTAGAAAAATTGAAATACCAAAATCAGCATGATTTCTATCATCACCGTGTTCAGCCAACGATACCGCATTTTGTTGAGTTGTTGGATCATGAAATTTCAGAGGATCGATTACTACTGAATTTCAATCCTGCCTTCAAGGAATATATCACGCAACATCCTGTTCATGGAAAAATGATGATAGACAGTATCTTGTTAACAGTAGGATCTTTACCGGACATTAATTTTGTGGAATTCCTAACGGAAGGTGAGCCAGTTCATTTGCCAGCTGAAATAAATCAAGAGTTACCACTGTCGATTCCTTCGTATATTAATCCGGAAAACTAGACAAGAAAAAGAGCCGACCTTTAAGGCAGGCTCTCCAGACAAAATGTCTGTATTCATAAAAAAGGGAGAGGATGTGTTACGAATTAATCATAACATTATTCTTTCCCTTTTATATTACCAACAAGTTAATATTATGTTAAGAAAAAATTACAGAACTTTTGTTCTTCCACTATATATTTGTCCACGAGCTGTATCGACCGTCACTATATCGCCATCTTTTAAGGTTTTTGTAGCGTCATGAGCACCAACGACTGTTGGTGTGTGTATATTGAGTCCAATAACAGCCGCATGACTTGTCAAACCACCAGCCTCGACTATTAATGCTCCTGCTTTTTCCATAACAGGAACCATTTCCGCATCTGTAAACTCACTTACCAAGACGTCTCCTTCTTTAAGTTTTTCCCAGCTGGATGGATCTTCTGTCAGGATTTTCACTGTACCTGTATAGCTTTCACTGCCAATTCCTGTTCCGTTTACGATGACTTCTCCTACAATGTGGGCTTTAATAAGGTTTGTTGTACCTGCAATGCCTACGGGTACACCAGCCGTAATCACCACAAGGTCTCCTCTTTCAATCAAATTGCATTCTAAGGCTTTTGCTATTGAAGTATCTATGATATCATCGGTAGACTCAAGGTATTCTGTTAAAACAGCATAGGTACCCCAGCTTAGAGCCAGCTGACGTGTCACTTGACGATCTGTTGTTGCGGCAATCACCAGCTGAGAGGGTCTGAACTTTGATACCATTCGGGCCGTATGACCAGATGAGGTGGCTGTAATAATAGCAGCTGCATCTAAATCCATTGCTATATGGGTAGTCGCATCACTAATAGCATCTGTCATACTGGTTTCTTTATCATTAGCTTTTTGTCTCATTAAGTCACGATAGTTAATGGAAGCTTCTGTACGCATAGCGATCTGAGTCATCATTTGAACAGCTTCTACAGGGTATTTACCTGCTGCTGTTTCCCCAGAAAGCATAATGGCATCTGTTCCATCCAAAATGGCATTGGCTACGTCTGTTGCTTCTGCTCTGGTAGGTCTTGGGTTTCGTATCATAGAATCCAGCATTTGTGTTGCTGTGATCACTGGCTTTCCAACACGATTACATCTTCGAATCATGTCTTTTTGTGCTAATGGTATTTCTTCTGTCGGTATTTCTACTCCTAAATCACCTCTCGCCACCATAATGCCATCACTGGCTTCTATGATTTCAGCCAGGTTGTCTATCCCTTCCTGGTTTTCTATTTTAGATATGATTTTTATTTTTTCAGCATTGTTTTCTTCTAATATTTCTCTGATAGCCAGCACATCCCTGGCTTTCCTGACAAAAGAAGCTGCGATAAAGTCGATTCCATTTTTAATACCAAACTCTATATCTGCTTTATCCTTATCCGTAATTGCTGGTAAGTTTATCTTAACACTCGGTACATTGACACCTTTATGATTTTTAACTTCTCCTGCATTTTCCACTCGACAGTAAATATCTGTCTGATCTTTGATTTCTTTTACTCGCAGGGAAACTAGTCCGTCATCAATCAAAATTGTATCACCAGGCTTTACATCTTGTGCTAACGCTTTGTAGCTAACGCTGCATATTTCTTTTGTTCCTTCAACTTCTCTGGTAGTTAGAATGTATTCTTGTCCTTCTTCCAATTGAACTGATGGTTCTTGAAAGCTTCCCGTACGAATTTCTGGTCCCTTTGTATCCAAAAGGATTGCAATAGGTTTTCTTATTTCACGCCGTACTTCTTTAATCACATCGATTCGAGCTTGATGCTCCTGATGCGTACCATGAGAAAAGTTCAGCCGAGCCACATTTAAACCACTATTGACTAATGCTTCAAAAACATCTTTTCTTTCACTAGCTGGTCCAATCGTACATACAATTTTGGTTTTTTTCATTCACCCTGCCTCCTTCAGTCTTACTTCTTTTCTCTAGATAGACAAAATACCTGCCAAATCATAAGTCTCCATATCCAGCTTCTTTTTCATGGCAAGCGCTTTTTCTATTTCGATAGCTACTACTTCATTACACTTCATACCCACTGTAAGTCCTTTCTTACCTTCTAATATAAGATCCACTGCTTTTGCCCCTAACTTACTCGCCAGGATTCGATCAAAAGCTGTCGGATTCCCTCCACGCTGAATATGCCCTAGAATCGTTGCGCGGGTTTCCATGCTGGTTTTTTCTTCAATTTCTTTTGCTATCTCGACCGCACTGCCAGCACCTTCTGCCATCAGAATCAAACTATGCAGCTTTCCACGATTTTTTCCGCGAATAATCTTTTGACAAACACTATCAACACTATTGGGTATTTCTGGCAAAATAATACTCTCAGCTCCTCCTGCCAAGCCGCAGTACAAAGCAATATCTCCACAATGCCTTCCCATCACTTCTACTATATTGACCCGACCATGAGAACTGGAAGTATCTCTTATTTTGCTAATAGCTTCCACCACGGTGTTGATGGCCGTATCAAAACCAATGCTGTGATCCGTATATTCCAAATCGTTATCAATAGTACCTGGCACACCAATAGCCGTTATGCCGATTTCATTTAGCTTTTGTGCTCCAGCAATCGATCCATCTCCACCTATAACGACTAACCCTTCTATGCCAAAAACATCTAATACATTTTTTGCTTTTTTCAACCCATTTTCTGTTCTGAACTCTTCCGACCTTGCCGTCCGCAAAAAAGTGCCACCCCGATGAATAATATCCGCTACCGAGGAAAGGGTCATTTCTTTTAACCGAGCATTGATCAACCCTTCATATCCTTGCTCTATTCCGTACACTTTACAATTATTGTAAATTCCATTTCGGACAACAGCACGAATAGCCGCATTCATTCCTGGTGCATCTCCACCGCTGGTAAGTACTCCTATGGTTTTCATTACATCTCCTCCGTTCCAGTAAGTCTGTTGAGATTTGATTTCTCCTATATTCCAGTCATTTTTACAGACTGTTCTCCAAAAACCCGACGAAGCATTTTTATGAGATAAGCATCTTGTTTTACCCATAAGGCTGACTCTGCTCGAAATCTCTTTTTTGTATTCTCAATATAAACCACCACAGGTATATCTCCATGATACTCTCTAAGCAACGGTTTCACTTGTTCTATGAGAGTAAGTTGGCTCGTATCTTGCACCTTAATCCATAGCAAAGGTTCTTCGCTTTTTTTTCTATGGCTCACCGGTTGTTTTGGTTGATTGTTATTTTTATTTTGGAAAGCTTTCCCTTTCCATTCCGTTGCTTTGGCTAAAGGTGCCAATTGGTTAACCAATACCTTTGGTGCTTCCTCATCCCGACAATCTAACATACCATCTATAACAACGATTTCGTCTTCCTGTACTAAAGAGAGACATTGATCAAGAACTTTCGGAAAAACAATACATTCTACAGTACCATAAAGATCTTCCAGCTGGATAATCGCCATCATTTGATTGTTTTTGGTGGTTTTCATGCTGCGTGATAGTATCATTCCACCAATAATAATATTTTGACGGTCTTTTAAGGGAGTCGTCATAGGATCTTCTACCATTTTAATAAAATCTGCTGTATTGGCTGTCATATAATTTTCCAAAATATCCTGATGCTCTGATAA includes:
- the pfkA gene encoding 6-phosphofructokinase, whose amino-acid sequence is MKTIGVLTSGGDAPGMNAAIRAVVRNGIYNNCKVYGIEQGYEGLINARLKEMTLSSVADIIHRGGTFLRTARSEEFRTENGLKKAKNVLDVFGIEGLVVIGGDGSIAGAQKLNEIGITAIGVPGTIDNDLEYTDHSIGFDTAINTVVEAISKIRDTSSSHGRVNIVEVMGRHCGDIALYCGLAGGAESIILPEIPNSVDSVCQKIIRGKNRGKLHSLILMAEGAGSAVEIAKEIEEKTSMETRATILGHIQRGGNPTAFDRILASKLGAKAVDLILEGKKGLTVGMKCNEVVAIEIEKALAMKKKLDMETYDLAGILSI